The Chryseobacterium sp. LJ668 genome segment ATATTTCGGGGAAAGATAGTTTATATGCCGCAACATTGGTAGGAGATATTGTAAGCAATGGCATGTATTATGCAACTACAGCAACGAAAAATGATCTATCTTCCGGCTTGGTAGCAGGAATCTCAGCAATTATGTTGCCTAAACGTATGGGATTAAATGATCAACCCGTGGCAGAAAATATGCAGAAAAAGGCAATGACGGTTGGCTATTACATTTTAGGTGCTTGTGCTACTAAATTTATTTATGACAAAATTAAATAGTCAAGATTCTTAAGTAACTTCTGTTTCCTTAATTCTATTTTTAATAAAGTCAACAGGCCGAATTCCATTCTGTTCTAAAAACACATTTGAGAAGCTCTGCCTGTTGCTAAAACCTGAAGCTGAAGCAATATGTTCTATAGAATATTTCCTCCATTCTCTGTCATCATATATTTTTTGTGTAGCATAATTGATCCTGAGAATATTGATATAAGTGTTGAAATTATTTCCTTTGTATTCGTTGATGACCTGAGACAGATATGAGGTATTGGTTTTAAACTGGTCTGATAATTTTTTAAGGGTTATCCCTTTTTCAAGATATCCTTTATTCATTTCAAAATTATTAATATCGTTTAAAAGCTTTTCAACGATGGTTTTGTCTAATTTTACATTTTTACTGACATCATATTTCAGAGAAATCTCAATATTTTCTGTTACCTTGGCTTCCTCCATCTTTATCAGTAACTGACTGTATTTCTGCTGAATCTGTTTCTGTTTTCTGCTTCTGTAATATACCAATGCACCAAGCAATAAGATAATAACAATGCAGATTATCAACAAAATTTTTCCAAACGAATTGGTTTTTTCGAGGTCTTCTTTTACCTCTAGCAGACTTTTAGTATCATAATCCCTGTGTATTCTGGTCGATAAGTATTTGAAATCTGATGATATTACACTGTCAACCTTTAAAAGCTGGTTAGTATAATACAATTGGTTCTCTGCATCATTCTTTTTTTTATAGTAAGTAATAAGTTCCTCATAATTATTTCTGAGTTCAGGAAGAATAAATTTATACTTATTAAAAATTGAATCTACTTTTTTATAATTTCGCACACCAAGATCCGGATTACCAGTTTTTGTGTAACTCTTTCCTTTATAAAAATAGACATAGGAGGCCCATGTAAAATCATTTACTTTGATAAGAGAAGGAAGTGCTAGATCAAATTCTTTGATAGCTTGAGTATAGTTGCCTTTTGAGAATTCAGAAATACCTATACTTTTTTTAAAATAACTGTTTTCAAGATTAAAATCTTTATTTTTCGGAGTAGATTGTTCAGCTTTTTTCAACAATTGGTCTGCCTGATCAAATTTACCTAAAGCCTGATAACATATGATTGCTTGATGTAAAGAATTTAGGTAACCTTTGGTATTGTTATAGATTAGGTTTTCATGCAAATCAAATTTAGTCTGTGATTCAAAAAAAATAATACACTCTTTAAAAATCTGCAAAGCCTCCTTATAATAACCCAAATAACTTTTAATAACCCCTATATGATACAAATTCTGGTACTTTAAAAATCCGTTTTTAGAATCTTTAAGATATTCATAAGCTTTTAAATATTCGTTTAGTGCGAACTGAAATTCCCGGTAGTTAAAATAATAGATAGCTCCTTTGCTCAAATAAGAATCCCCAATGAAATCACTATTACCCGTCTGCTTTGCTGCAACTATAGCGCTGTCAGCGTATTCTATTTTCTTGTCCTTAGAAAATAAAATTGCATCTTTGTAAGCCTGAAACAATTCTTGATGATTTTGTTCAGATTTTGCCTTAACAATATTTTTATTTAAGTAAATAAATGCTCTTTGGTCATTCTCCTCAAAACTCCAATATTTTTTTCTTACTTCAGAATAAACATCCTGTGAATATAGATATGAAATAATGAAGAAAAAAAAGAAAGAAATTATTCTTTTTATCATCTATTAGTTTCTATAGAAATTATATCCAAATTTAAACAAAATGTTCAACTATTACAACCTTCTTTGTGAAATAAGAAATAACATTTAATTAAATAATAACACGAGCAAAACGATTAGTTCTTGTAAAAATTTGTAAATTTTTACAAGATTATTTATAATATTTCGCTCTTTATTTGCATTATGAAAAGTTCATTTATATATTTGTATACTTTAAAAATTAAAATAAATCTTTAATCATGGTACAAAAATATTTTTTCATTTCAATTATGCTTATGGGCTTAACGCTTATATCTTGTCGCCAGTCTGAAGAATTGAGTACTAATGAAGAGGTTACTACAAATGTTCAGAATATAACAGCTAAAGATAAAGGGAACGAAAATCCAAGTGAGGTTGCAAGAGATTCTACCGATGTAAATCTTGACCCAAATGATCCTCCAAAATCAGGAACTCACTGGAAAATTAAAAAGTAGATACGCACACCAATCACAAATATTTATTCATTGTATTAATCACATTTTAATATTATTAAAGCAAATCTTTACAGATTTGCTTTTTGTTATTCCCACAACTAAAGCATAGTTTCTGGCGTAATTGGTAAATTTCTGAAGCGTTTTCCGGTTGCATTGAAAATAGCATTTGCAATTGCTGGTGCTGCCCCAATGATGCCTACTTCTCCTAAACCTTTTGCTCCACTCGGGTTAAGATTCGTATCTGGTTTGTTGATAAATGAAACTTCAATGATTGGAGCGTCTGCATTCACAGGAAAATGATAACCAGCAAGATCATTTGAGATAATGCTCCCAAGCTTTTCATCAACAGACATTTTTTCCATAAGAGCCATTCCGATTCCACCTATTGCTGCGCCCGAAATCTGATTAGCTGCAGGTTTTTCATTAATGATTTTCCCACCGTCTACAATAACAACCATTTTGTCAACAACTACTTTTCCGGTCTTTGTATTTACTTTAACCTTACAGAAATGCGCTGCTGAAGAACAAAAAGAAAATTTCTTCTTCTCTTCTCCCGCTTCTGATGAAGCTTCTACTTCAACTACTTTTAAATTATTTTTAGTGAAAATATCTTGATAAGAAAGGAAATCCTCACCCTCTTTTTTATAGAAAATACCATTATCAGAAAGTATAATATCTGTAACAACAGCATTTTTAAATTTCTCATTTGAAATTGAGGCATATTCCGCAAGTTTCAACTTTAGAGCGTCACTTACTGCAGCCACTGCTCCACTTATAGATGATAGTCCCGTACTTCCTCCCTGACTTCCGGCTGGTGGCAAATCTGAATTTCCTAATTCAATTTTGATTTTATTTCTAGAAATACCTGAACGTTCGTGCATGATATTTACCATACCAGTACCTGTACCTGTTCCTATGTCGGTCATTGCGGTCTGCAAAACAATATTTCCATCTATGGTCATTTTGATTCCAGCACCGGCTTTGTTTCGTCCTGCGTTCCACATTCCGACAGCCATACCGTAACCAATCTTCCAATCGCCCTCTGTTACAGCTCCGGGTGTTGACTTTCTCAAATTCCAGCTGATCATTTTGGCTCCTTTTTCTACTGCTTCTTTCAGGAAATTGGTTGACCACGGCAATCCGGTTTCAGGATTTTTTTCGAGGGCAAGATTTTTATATCTTAACTGTATAGGATCTATTTTTAGCTGATAGCTCAATTCGTCTAAAGCACTTTCTACTGCAAAATCACCAGTGCAATCTCCGGGGCCTCTCATCCAAGTTGGTGCGCTCAGATTTAAAGGGACAACAGCATTTTCAGTTTTCAAATTATCAAACTGATAAATCAACCTTGTTACTCGTGTTATCCCATCACTGAATTGGTCATAAAGTGCACAGCCGTTTTTTGCCTGGTGCAAAACTCCGGTGATTTTACCATCCTTATCTGCACCTAATTTAATTCTCTGCCATGATGCCGGTCTGTATCCTACAGAATAAAACATTTGTGGCCTTGTCAACATCAATTTAACAGGTCTTTTAACTTGTTTAGCTCCTAAAACTGCTGCAAGAGCATGTGGCCAAACTTTTAACCCTGAACCAAAACCACCACCTACAAATTCACTGATGACCTGAATGTTATCAACAGGGATTCCAAATAATCCTGAGAAAATCTTTTGCACATTGTTGACTCCCTGATTTTTGTCGTGTAATCTCAGTTTGTCATCAGCATACCAGTGAGCAATCGTTGCGTGCATTTCCATGGGATTGTGAATCTCCGCAGCAATAGTATATTCCTGATCTACATAAAATGGTGAGTCGCTCCACGCTTTTTCATCTCCTCTTTCTTTGCCTGCCGGTTTTAGGTCAATTTTATCTTTTGCTTTATTAAAATCAACTTCAAATGGCTCTTTTGTATATTCAATCTTAATTAAAGTAGCAGCATATGTGGCTTCCTCTAATGTTTCAGCAATTACCAAGGCAACAGGTTGTCCTTTAAAGTAAATCTTATCTGTATGAAAAACGGGAAGTCCGAATTTTGATTCTTTTATTTTAGTTTCATCTGCAAATCCAGGAACTGAAGGTTTTTTAAGGTGAGAAATAACATCTATCAATCCTTCTGCCTGCATTGCAGCTTCAGTATTGATAGACCTTATGGTTCCGGAGGCTATTTCACTTGTAACTAAAACCGCATAACAGAGATTATCCACTTGATATTCCGCAGCATATTTCCCGAGCCCTTTTACTTTTGCAATGGCTTCAACACGACCTTCTAAAGGCATGTTAAATTCAGTTTCATCATCAAAAAATCCCATGTTTTTACTCTTTAAAATTTGTTATAAATAAAACTGTTATAAATTGGAAGCATTTTGCAAAGCCAGCTCGATTGCACCTCTCAACATCTTAACTTTATATCCGTTGTGAGCTAAAGGTTTTACTTTCTCAGTTACAATTTCTGATGCTTTTTTAAATACTTCCTCTGATACTTTTTTACCTTTCAGATAATCTTCGGCTTCGTACCATCTCCAAGGTTTGTGGGAGACACCGCCTGAAGCTAATCTCACGTTTTTAATTGTATTCCCTTCCATTTCCAAAGCTGAGGCTACAGAAATCATGGCAAAAGCATACGAAGTACGTTCTCGCAGTTTTACGTAGGAATATTTTTTATGAAATTCATTTTTCGGAACTTCAATATATGTTATGACAGCGTTCTGAGGTAAATTATTATCTAACCAAGGCGTATCTTCCGGCAATTTGTGAAAATCTTTGAACTGAATTATAAATTTTTCGTTTTTAGAATTAATTCCATGAACATTTGCATCTAAGGCGCTCAAAGCAACACATAGATCAGATGGATGAACCGCTACACACTGCTCGTTATAGCCTATTATTGCACTCATTTTGTTATCGCCATTCAAAGCACTACAGCCACTGCCTGGTTTTCTTTTATTGCATGGTGTTGTGATGTCGTAAAAATAGGGACATCGTGTTCGCTGTAGTAGATTTCCGGCAGTACTTGCCATATTTCTGATCTGTGGAGAAGCTCCTGCTAAAACCGCTTTGGTTATTAACGCATAATTTTTCAGTAAATCAGAATCTGTCGTTAAAGCCGTATTTCTAACCATTGCCCCAATGTTCACCGACTTTTCAGACAATTTAATCTCCATTGGCAAAGCATTAGAAATATCAACCATCCCATCGGGTTGTGCAATATTTTTCTTCAGAAGATCAACAATATTGGTTCCTCCGGCGATAAAATCTTTTTTTGCGTTTTTTAGTTGAAGCGCTTCAGCAGAGGTCTTTGCTTTTTCAAATGTAAATGGTTTCATAATGCTGCCACTTTTTGTATAGATTCAACAATTCCGTTGTATGCACCGCAACGGCAGAGATTTCCGCTCATATATTCTTTTATTTCTTCAACAGAACCAGTGCGACCTTCTTTCACGCACGCAACCGCCGACATGATCTGTCCAGGTGTACAATATCCACATTGAAATCCGTCACACTCGATGAACGCTTCCTGCATCGGATGAAGCTGATTTCCAGTGGACAAACCCTCTATTGTTGTAATTTCTTTTCCCGGAACCATTGCAACTAAAGTTAGACAGCTTAATGCTCTTTCGCCATTAATATGAACGGTACATGCGCCACATTGCCCGTGGTCACAACCTTTTTTAGTTCCGGTAAGATAAAGGTTTTCACGAAGGACGTCTAAGAGTGTGGAACGACTGTCTGTTTTAATTTCATGTAATTTTTTATTAACCGATATTTTTATGGGTAAGATTGTTTTCTTTGGCAGAATAAAATCTTTAACGTCCTGATAAAAAGCTTTGACAGATGTCGGAATTGCAGAAAATAATGCTACAATAACTGTACTTTTTAAAAAGGATCTTCTGCTGTGATTAGTTTTGTCAGACATATCTGATATTTTTTTTGAGAAGGGCTGAATTAATTTATTTGAATCTAATTTTTAAAAATGATTCAATGCTATCAAATTTAATGAAAACTTCCAGTAAAAGTTACTAACTAAATCTAAACTTATAGTTATACAGCGTAATTTATAATCGAAATAAATTAAATTCATAATAAAAAATCCAACAAAATATTTTCTGTTGGATTGTATTATAAAACTTACAAGATTTACTGAATCACATAGCTTAATTTGCTGACTGTATGTGCCGAAAAATATCCTAACGCACCATTGCTGATATTACTCGGAGGGTTTGAAGGGGTGATTCCACCGCCGGGACCGCCACCATCAATAATCTGTAACAGTGCAGAAAAATAAGTAAAGACATTGGTATCGATACACTGCATTTCTACATAAATGGTATCTCCCACTTTTGTTTTTTCAGTTTCGCCGTCTTCATCATCATTCGGAAGCAACAAAGGTCTTTGATTCAACAATCCGTTGTTGACATTATCGGAGAAAGCTTCATATATTTTTTTTGAATTATTTACCCTGTAGCTAAAAAGATATCTGTTTCCCAACGAGTAAGGATCTGTAAAAATAGGCAATAGTGTATATGATAATTCCCCTGCGACCATAAAAGAATCTTGCTGTAAATCTTCAAGCAAAACAGGTTGCGGCATTGTACTCGTTGCAGTATACTCTTTCCCTTCTGCTGAAATTTTTAAAGTATATGTTCTTCCCGGCACAGCAGTAAAAGTTGTCGTTTGATAAATCCCCTGACCGATATGATTTAAAGTTTCGGTCTGTCCGGTATTGTCGCTTAATACTACTAAAGCATTACTTACGACCGGATACATATTGTTTTCAGTAAATGCCACAGATTTATTAATTTTCACCTGATAAGGCCCCGGCTGATTGGTTACATTTGCTTCAATGACGATATTTCCGCTTTGATCATCTAAGTCTAAGTCAATTTCTTTCTCACAACTCGTCAATAAAAATAGTGAGACAATGATTAAAAATATATTTTTCATATGTAGTGTACATTGTTTTTTAAGGTCATCTTTAATGGCTTACCTTGATTGATTATGCACCTTCAATCATGGCGATTTCATTAAATTAAAATTTAAAGTTATACGTTATATTGGGTACAAATTTGAAAAGTGAAGTCTGCATAGCACGAGTTGTTCCCAGTTTTTCAGGGTTGTCTTCAAACGCAATGGTATAAGCATTTTCTCTTCCGTAAACATTATAGATTCCGAATGACCATGAGCTTTGAAAACGTTTGTTGTTGCCCGGTTCATAGGTTGCACTCAAATCCATCCTGTGGTAGGCAGGCATTCTATCTGCATTTCGTTTGCTGTATTGAAAGATTGTTTGTCCCAGAAGTTCATATTTCCCTGTCGGGAACGTCACAGCATTTCCTGTACTGTAAACAAATAATCCTGAAAAGGACCATTTAGGATTCAGCTCATACGTTGCGACTACTGATAAATCGTGTGTTTTATCCTGTCTCGCATTATACCAGTTGTTATCGTTGATCCCGTTTATTTTTCTTTCTGTTTTTGATAAGGTGTAGGAGATCCATCCAGTCAGTTTCCCGCTTTTCTTTTTTGCAATAATTTCAAAACCGTAAGCTCTTCCTTTTCCAAATAATAATTCGGCTTCTACATCAGCTGCGGTATCAAATGTAATTTCTGCTCCGTTTTTATAGTCTATTTGATTCTGCATTAATTTATAATAAACTTCTGCATTGATCTCATAATTATTGTTATTGAAGTTTCTGCTATAACCTGCGCTGATTTGATCTGCAATTTCAGGTTTTACCGTATAGCTGCTTCCAATCCACTGATCGGTGGGGTTTCCGCTGCTACTGTTGCTAAGCAGGTGAAGATTCTGAGTATTTCTTGCATAACCACCTTTGATACTGCTCACTTCATTGATCCTGTAATTAGCCGTAATCCGCGGTTCCAGATTGATATATGTTTTTCCGAATTTGCCTTTTTCTAAAAATTGACTGTCGGTCAAAACTCCGTTATTATAAGTATTAAAAGTATCTCCACCTAAAACGCTGAACATTGATAATCTTAAACCATAATTTACCGTCAGCTTTTCAGTTGCTTTAAAATCATCGTTGATATACAATGCATTTTCCCATGAATATCTGGAATTTCTAGGAAAACTGCTCACACTTGTTCCCGAAGCGCTGCTCGGTGTAATTGTATGGTAAATTGATTGAAGACCAAAACGAACGGAATGCTTGTTCCCTGCAAACCATGAAAAATCCTGCTTCAAATTCCAGTCTTGGATCTGCGAATCTAATCCAAAAGTATTGTCATTGCTCGTAAGGCTGACTTTGTAATCATAATTGCTGTAAATGAATGAAGTATTTGAGAATAATTTGCTATTGATGATGCTGTTCCAGCGCAAAGTAGCTGTAGTATTTCCCCAATCGGTAGCAAATGTGTTACCCAATCCCAAAACATCTCTTCCAAAATATCCGGATATGTACAAACGGTTATTTTCGTTGATCTGGTAATTGGCTTTTAAATTTAAATCATAAAAGTACAGCTTGCTGTCTTTAAAATCATCTGTTGCTTTTAAGAAAACATCGGCATAGGTTCGTCTTCCTGAAACGATGAATGAAGATTTTTCTTTCTGAATAGGCCCTTCCACACTTAATCTACTACTGATCAAACCAATTCCGCCATTGACGTTGTAATCTTTGTTGTTTCCGTCTTTCATTTTAACATCCATTACAGAAGAAAGTCGGCCACCGTATTGTGCGGGACTGTTTCCTTTAATGATGCTTGCATCTTTTAGGGCATCACTGTTAAAAGTGC includes the following:
- a CDS encoding helix-turn-helix domain-containing protein; this translates as MIKRIISFFFFFIISYLYSQDVYSEVRKKYWSFEENDQRAFIYLNKNIVKAKSEQNHQELFQAYKDAILFSKDKKIEYADSAIVAAKQTGNSDFIGDSYLSKGAIYYFNYREFQFALNEYLKAYEYLKDSKNGFLKYQNLYHIGVIKSYLGYYKEALQIFKECIIFFESQTKFDLHENLIYNNTKGYLNSLHQAIICYQALGKFDQADQLLKKAEQSTPKNKDFNLENSYFKKSIGISEFSKGNYTQAIKEFDLALPSLIKVNDFTWASYVYFYKGKSYTKTGNPDLGVRNYKKVDSIFNKYKFILPELRNNYEELITYYKKKNDAENQLYYTNQLLKVDSVISSDFKYLSTRIHRDYDTKSLLEVKEDLEKTNSFGKILLIICIVIILLLGALVYYRSRKQKQIQQKYSQLLIKMEEAKVTENIEISLKYDVSKNVKLDKTIVEKLLNDINNFEMNKGYLEKGITLKKLSDQFKTNTSYLSQVINEYKGNNFNTYINILRINYATQKIYDDREWRKYSIEHIASASGFSNRQSFSNVFLEQNGIRPVDFIKNRIKETEVT
- a CDS encoding xanthine dehydrogenase family protein molybdopterin-binding subunit, giving the protein MGFFDDETEFNMPLEGRVEAIAKVKGLGKYAAEYQVDNLCYAVLVTSEIASGTIRSINTEAAMQAEGLIDVISHLKKPSVPGFADETKIKESKFGLPVFHTDKIYFKGQPVALVIAETLEEATYAATLIKIEYTKEPFEVDFNKAKDKIDLKPAGKERGDEKAWSDSPFYVDQEYTIAAEIHNPMEMHATIAHWYADDKLRLHDKNQGVNNVQKIFSGLFGIPVDNIQVISEFVGGGFGSGLKVWPHALAAVLGAKQVKRPVKLMLTRPQMFYSVGYRPASWQRIKLGADKDGKITGVLHQAKNGCALYDQFSDGITRVTRLIYQFDNLKTENAVVPLNLSAPTWMRGPGDCTGDFAVESALDELSYQLKIDPIQLRYKNLALEKNPETGLPWSTNFLKEAVEKGAKMISWNLRKSTPGAVTEGDWKIGYGMAVGMWNAGRNKAGAGIKMTIDGNIVLQTAMTDIGTGTGTGMVNIMHERSGISRNKIKIELGNSDLPPAGSQGGSTGLSSISGAVAAVSDALKLKLAEYASISNEKFKNAVVTDIILSDNGIFYKKEGEDFLSYQDIFTKNNLKVVEVEASSEAGEEKKKFSFCSSAAHFCKVKVNTKTGKVVVDKMVVIVDGGKIINEKPAANQISGAAIGGIGMALMEKMSVDEKLGSIISNDLAGYHFPVNADAPIIEVSFINKPDTNLNPSGAKGLGEVGIIGAAPAIANAIFNATGKRFRNLPITPETML
- a CDS encoding FAD binding domain-containing protein, with the translated sequence MKPFTFEKAKTSAEALQLKNAKKDFIAGGTNIVDLLKKNIAQPDGMVDISNALPMEIKLSEKSVNIGAMVRNTALTTDSDLLKNYALITKAVLAGASPQIRNMASTAGNLLQRTRCPYFYDITTPCNKRKPGSGCSALNGDNKMSAIIGYNEQCVAVHPSDLCVALSALDANVHGINSKNEKFIIQFKDFHKLPEDTPWLDNNLPQNAVITYIEVPKNEFHKKYSYVKLRERTSYAFAMISVASALEMEGNTIKNVRLASGGVSHKPWRWYEAEDYLKGKKVSEEVFKKASEIVTEKVKPLAHNGYKVKMLRGAIELALQNASNL
- a CDS encoding (2Fe-2S)-binding protein — encoded protein: MSDKTNHSRRSFLKSTVIVALFSAIPTSVKAFYQDVKDFILPKKTILPIKISVNKKLHEIKTDSRSTLLDVLRENLYLTGTKKGCDHGQCGACTVHINGERALSCLTLVAMVPGKEITTIEGLSTGNQLHPMQEAFIECDGFQCGYCTPGQIMSAVACVKEGRTGSVEEIKEYMSGNLCRCGAYNGIVESIQKVAAL
- a CDS encoding DUF4249 domain-containing protein, translated to MKNIFLIIVSLFLLTSCEKEIDLDLDDQSGNIVIEANVTNQPGPYQVKINKSVAFTENNMYPVVSNALVVLSDNTGQTETLNHIGQGIYQTTTFTAVPGRTYTLKISAEGKEYTATSTMPQPVLLEDLQQDSFMVAGELSYTLLPIFTDPYSLGNRYLFSYRVNNSKKIYEAFSDNVNNGLLNQRPLLLPNDDEDGETEKTKVGDTIYVEMQCIDTNVFTYFSALLQIIDGGGPGGGITPSNPPSNISNGALGYFSAHTVSKLSYVIQ
- a CDS encoding TonB-dependent receptor — translated: MQANYCKIFTTIGLSVFSITAFAQEQRTISGTVRDGKNGELVIGATIKVEEDPTINITANEYGFYSLSLPQGNYTVAVAYGGYENYRQTVQLDQNVKLDLILNQEKERTTQIDEVIISAVKKDKNLTSAQMGTETLSIKSIEKLPVLFGEKDVLKTIQLLPGIKSNGEGSSGFSVRGGATDQNLILLDEAPVYNASHLLGFFSTFNSDALKDASIIKGNSPAQYGGRLSSVMDVKMKDGNNKDYNVNGGIGLISSRLSVEGPIQKEKSSFIVSGRRTYADVFLKATDDFKDSKLYFYDLNLKANYQINENNRLYISGYFGRDVLGLGNTFATDWGNTTATLRWNSIINSKLFSNTSFIYSNYDYKVSLTSNDNTFGLDSQIQDWNLKQDFSWFAGNKHSVRFGLQSIYHTITPSSASGTSVSSFPRNSRYSWENALYINDDFKATEKLTVNYGLRLSMFSVLGGDTFNTYNNGVLTDSQFLEKGKFGKTYINLEPRITANYRINEVSSIKGGYARNTQNLHLLSNSSSGNPTDQWIGSSYTVKPEIADQISAGYSRNFNNNNYEINAEVYYKLMQNQIDYKNGAEITFDTAADVEAELLFGKGRAYGFEIIAKKKSGKLTGWISYTLSKTERKINGINDNNWYNARQDKTHDLSVVATYELNPKWSFSGLFVYSTGNAVTFPTGKYELLGQTIFQYSKRNADRMPAYHRMDLSATYEPGNNKRFQSSWSFGIYNVYGRENAYTIAFEDNPEKLGTTRAMQTSLFKFVPNITYNFKF